A stretch of the Nitrospinota bacterium genome encodes the following:
- a CDS encoding N-acetyltransferase, which produces MIRQAKLSDTKDILRLIRHWADKGKMLHRSLNDIYERIRDFYVYEDENGRVIGAAALAVVWEDIAEVRSLVVEESEQKKGVGGQLVEKCVATAREIGVKELFALTYVPGFFKRLGFKEIDKQTLPHKIWSDCVRCHKFPDCDESAVSIALTPNGEG; this is translated from the coding sequence GTGATACGGCAGGCGAAACTCTCCGACACCAAGGATATCCTGCGGCTCATCCGCCACTGGGCAGACAAGGGGAAAATGCTGCACCGCTCGCTCAATGACATCTACGAGCGGATCCGGGATTTCTATGTATATGAAGATGAAAACGGCCGGGTGATCGGCGCCGCCGCGCTGGCCGTGGTGTGGGAAGACATCGCCGAAGTCCGCTCGCTGGTGGTGGAGGAAAGCGAACAGAAAAAAGGGGTCGGCGGCCAACTGGTGGAAAAATGCGTGGCCACCGCGCGGGAGATCGGCGTCAAGGAGCTGTTCGCCCTCACCTACGTGCCGGGGTTCTTCAAGCGGCTCGGGTTCAAGGAAATCGACAAACAGACCCTCCCGCACAAAATATGGTCCGACTGCGTCCGGTGCCACAAGTTTCCGGACTGCGACGAATCCGCCGTTTCCATCGCGCTGACGCCGAACGGCGAGGGCTGA
- a CDS encoding pyruvate carboxylase subunit B produces the protein MSGQKVYITEVALRDAHQSLLATRMRTVDMLPIAEEMDKAGYWSVEMWGGATFDACIRFLNEDPWERVRLLRKKMPNTRFQMLLRGQNLLGYRHYADDVVARFVELAADAGIDIFRIFDALNDMRNLTAAIKAVKKAGKHVEGTISYTTSPLHSTAVFVDLAVELEKMGSDTICIKDMAGLLAPEAAYTLISEIKSRGVKAPLHLHSHCTSGFANMTFVRAIQAGVDILDCATSTLSQGPSHPPTETVVAMLQGTKHDTGLDLDRLIGISRYFGGVRRKYAQFESSFTGVDVNILKSQIPGGMISNLESQLKQQKALDRLSEVMEEIPRVRADLGFLPLVTPTSQIVGTQAVLNVITRERYKVIANETREILRGRYGKLPGPVNEELKQRVLKGEEPITCRPADLLEPEMEKLHQRYPDMSDEDVMVTALFPQVAQKYFQNRGKTPPEFESFGVADETATAAPASQPKIKPLPATASVGRVSQSVPRVGGQAI, from the coding sequence ATGAGCGGACAGAAAGTCTATATAACAGAAGTGGCCTTGCGCGACGCGCATCAGTCGCTGCTGGCGACCCGGATGCGCACCGTGGATATGCTCCCGATCGCCGAGGAAATGGACAAGGCCGGTTATTGGTCGGTGGAAATGTGGGGCGGCGCCACCTTCGATGCCTGCATCCGCTTTCTGAATGAAGACCCGTGGGAGCGCGTCCGCCTCTTGCGCAAGAAGATGCCGAACACCCGCTTCCAGATGCTGCTGCGCGGCCAGAACCTGCTGGGCTACCGGCACTACGCCGACGACGTGGTGGCCCGCTTCGTGGAATTGGCGGCGGACGCCGGAATCGACATATTCCGCATTTTCGACGCGCTCAACGATATGCGGAACCTTACCGCCGCCATCAAAGCGGTGAAAAAAGCGGGCAAGCATGTGGAGGGAACCATCAGCTACACCACCAGTCCGCTGCACAGCACGGCGGTGTTTGTCGACTTGGCGGTGGAACTGGAGAAGATGGGCTCCGACACGATCTGCATCAAGGATATGGCGGGTCTGCTGGCCCCCGAGGCGGCCTACACCCTCATCAGCGAAATAAAAAGCCGCGGGGTAAAAGCTCCGTTGCACCTGCACAGCCACTGCACCAGCGGTTTTGCGAATATGACCTTTGTGCGCGCCATCCAGGCCGGGGTGGACATTCTGGACTGCGCCACCAGCACCCTCTCGCAGGGACCTTCGCACCCGCCCACCGAAACCGTGGTGGCGATGCTGCAAGGAACCAAGCACGACACCGGTCTCGACCTCGACCGGCTGATCGGCATCAGCCGCTATTTCGGCGGCGTGCGCCGGAAGTACGCGCAGTTTGAGTCTTCTTTTACCGGCGTCGACGTGAACATCCTCAAGTCGCAGATACCCGGCGGAATGATAAGCAACCTCGAAAGCCAGCTTAAGCAGCAAAAGGCGTTGGACCGGCTGAGCGAAGTGATGGAAGAAATTCCCCGCGTGCGCGCCGACCTCGGTTTCCTGCCGCTGGTGACTCCCACCTCGCAAATCGTGGGAACCCAGGCGGTGCTCAATGTCATTACCCGCGAACGGTACAAGGTTATCGCGAATGAAACCCGCGAGATACTCCGCGGCCGCTACGGCAAACTGCCCGGCCCGGTGAACGAAGAGCTCAAGCAGAGGGTCTTGAAAGGGGAGGAGCCGATTACCTGCCGCCCCGCCGATCTTTTGGAACCGGAAATGGAAAAACTGCACCAGCGCTATCCCGATATGAGCGATGAGGATGTGATGGTGACGGCGCTCTTTCCGCAGGTTGCCCAGAAATATTTTCAGAATCGCGGCAAAACGCCACCCGAATTTGAAAGTTTTGGGGTCGCGGATGAAACGGCCACGGCCGCGCCGGCAAGCCAGCCGAAGATAAAGCCGCTTCCGGCCACCGCATCAGTTGGCCGCGTAAGCCAAAGCGTTCCACGTGTCGGCGGGCAGGCCATCTAA
- a CDS encoding diguanylate cyclase, whose translation MTVMTNSRILVVEDSPQMLNLIRTILLRSGFEVTTGSNGKEGLAAVEASEVDLIISDIMMPEMDGFQFCQEVRKNSRTSNIPFIFLSARGGIQDKMSGFQDGADDYITKPFDPNELVMRVTAMLMRASRYRMEAYTDSLTGLNNRRYFDKKLSEMVSHSHRYKKNFCVAMLDIDFFKDFNDKFGHLVGDQVLIHLGKFLKAGLRDSDFSCRYGGEEFVILLPDTQKESAFHLVDRLRKKFAETALPHEGSSYQVTFSIGLAEYPADADTAREMIKCADDALYESKTAGRNATTVYQRK comes from the coding sequence ATGACTGTTATGACCAACTCGCGCATTCTGGTGGTGGAAGACAGCCCCCAGATGCTCAACCTGATCCGGACGATCCTTTTACGGTCCGGCTTCGAGGTGACGACCGGCTCCAACGGCAAAGAGGGGCTGGCCGCCGTGGAAGCGAGCGAAGTGGATTTGATCATTTCCGACATCATGATGCCGGAGATGGACGGCTTCCAGTTCTGCCAGGAGGTGCGCAAGAACAGCCGCACCAGCAATATCCCGTTCATCTTCCTCTCCGCCCGCGGCGGCATTCAGGACAAGATGAGCGGATTTCAGGACGGCGCGGACGACTACATCACCAAACCGTTCGATCCGAACGAACTGGTGATGCGCGTGACCGCGATGCTCATGCGCGCGTCGCGCTACCGGATGGAGGCGTACACCGATTCGCTCACCGGCCTGAATAACCGCCGCTATTTCGATAAAAAACTGAGCGAGATGGTTTCGCATTCCCACCGTTATAAAAAGAATTTTTGCGTGGCGATGCTGGATATCGACTTCTTCAAGGATTTTAACGACAAGTTCGGGCACTTGGTGGGAGACCAGGTGCTTATCCACTTGGGCAAATTCCTGAAAGCGGGCTTGCGCGATTCGGACTTCTCCTGCCGTTACGGCGGGGAGGAGTTCGTCATTCTTCTGCCCGACACGCAGAAGGAGAGCGCTTTCCATTTGGTGGACCGCCTGCGCAAAAAATTCGCCGAAACGGCGCTGCCCCACGAGGGAAGCAGCTATCAGGTCACCTTCAGCATAGGCCTCGCCGAATACCCGGCCGACGCCGATACCGCGCGTGAAATGATCAAATGCGCCGACGACGCGCTTTACGAATCGAAGACGGCGGGGCGCAACGCCACCACCGTATATCAGCGCAAATAA
- a CDS encoding NUDIX hydrolase: MATKKKIACPHCRGEMETWANPLPTVDIIIEMPVEKGIILIHRRNEPRAWALPGGFVDYGETLEHAAEREAKEETGLALTNLKQFRAYSDPKRDARAHTISMVFTATGDGLPAAADDADGIGIFNEDSLPADIAFDHRQILADYFAVRR, from the coding sequence ATGGCCACCAAAAAAAAGATCGCCTGCCCCCATTGCCGGGGGGAAATGGAGACGTGGGCCAACCCGCTCCCCACCGTCGACATCATCATCGAGATGCCCGTGGAAAAAGGGATCATCCTCATCCACCGCCGGAACGAGCCGCGCGCTTGGGCGCTGCCGGGGGGATTTGTCGATTACGGCGAAACCCTGGAACACGCCGCCGAGCGGGAAGCGAAGGAAGAGACCGGCCTGGCGCTGACGAACCTGAAACAGTTCCGCGCCTACAGCGACCCCAAGCGGGACGCGCGCGCCCACACCATCAGCATGGTCTTCACCGCCACGGGGGACGGCCTGCCCGCGGCGGCGGATGATGCCGACGGCATCGGAATATTCAACGAAGACTCCCTCCCCGCCGACATCGCCTTCGACCACCGGCAAATACTGGCCGACTACTTCGCCGTCCGCCGATAA
- a CDS encoding 4-hydroxy-tetrahydrodipicolinate synthase, with the protein MIKGSIVAIVTPFDGGKPDKARLAELVEWHVQSGTNGIVPCGSTGEAATLDYEEHIQVIEWAVKAAEGRMKVIAGTGSNATAEAIELSRRAKDAGADALLLVSPYYNKPTQEGIYQHQMAIADAVRIPQILYNVPGRTSSTILPETVARLAKHSNIIGIKEAAGSVEAAIDIMAMCPKEFALYSGDDFINYPLLAVGASGSISVTANVLPEKMAKMHSLFFEGKLKESLALHYEMREMSKAMFLETNPVPAKTALAMMGKIKEGVRLPLVGMAPATRQKLEAVLKSYKLI; encoded by the coding sequence ATGATTAAAGGTTCCATCGTTGCGATAGTTACCCCGTTCGACGGCGGCAAGCCGGACAAGGCCCGCCTCGCCGAACTGGTCGAATGGCATGTGCAATCCGGCACCAACGGCATCGTGCCGTGCGGCTCCACCGGAGAAGCGGCCACGCTCGATTACGAGGAGCATATCCAGGTGATCGAGTGGGCGGTAAAGGCCGCCGAAGGGCGGATGAAAGTGATTGCCGGCACCGGCAGCAACGCCACCGCCGAGGCGATAGAGCTTTCCCGCCGGGCAAAGGATGCGGGGGCCGACGCGTTGCTGCTGGTTTCGCCTTATTACAACAAGCCGACGCAGGAAGGGATTTACCAGCACCAGATGGCGATAGCCGACGCGGTGCGGATACCGCAAATCCTTTATAACGTGCCGGGACGCACCAGCAGCACCATCCTGCCCGAAACGGTGGCGCGGCTGGCGAAGCATTCCAACATCATCGGCATCAAAGAGGCCGCCGGATCGGTGGAGGCGGCCATCGACATTATGGCGATGTGTCCGAAAGAGTTCGCGCTCTACAGCGGCGACGATTTCATCAACTATCCGCTCCTGGCGGTCGGGGCCAGCGGCTCCATTTCCGTGACGGCGAACGTGCTGCCCGAAAAAATGGCGAAGATGCACTCCCTCTTCTTTGAGGGGAAGCTGAAGGAATCGCTCGCCCTGCACTACGAAATGCGGGAGATGAGCAAGGCGATGTTCCTTGAAACGAACCCGGTGCCGGCGAAGACCGCCCTTGCCATGATGGGCAAGATCAAAGAAGGGGTGCGGCTGCCCCTCGTCGGCATGGCCCCCGCCACCCGGCAAAAGCTGGAGGCCGTTTTAAAGTCCTACAAGCTGATCTGA